The proteins below are encoded in one region of Equus przewalskii isolate Varuska chromosome 1, EquPr2, whole genome shotgun sequence:
- the LOC103544831 gene encoding LOW QUALITY PROTEIN: olfactory receptor 4K3-like (The sequence of the model RefSeq protein was modified relative to this genomic sequence to represent the inferred CDS: substituted 1 base at 1 genomic stop codon), whose product MCELNRCTTGPARDLAHFYTNMIDYNDNFSSPDSVNGWSNTSVVTDFILLGLSSSRELQLSLFFIFSVFYGAAMLGNIFIILVVITDSRLHSPMYFLLSNLSFFDMCQATFATPKMIADFLSEHKTITFQGCMSQVFFLHVFGGSEMVLLVAMAYDRYIAICKPLHYMTIMSXRVCTVLVVASWTIGILRSASYLAFTVNLPFCGPNKVDNFFYDLPLVLKLACLDTYVLEILVLVNSGLLSLICFLFLLISYTIILVTVHHQASGGMSKALSTLSAHITVVVLFFGPLIFIYIWPFESFPIDKFISVCFTVFTPFLNPMIYTLRNKDVKEAMKKLRN is encoded by the exons atgtgtgaacttaaccgctgcactactgggccagcccgaGATCTTGCACACTTCTACACAAACATGATAGACTACAATG aTAACTTTAGCAGCCCAGATTCAGTTAATGGATGGAGCAATACATCAGTCGTTACTGACTTCATTTTATTGGGTCTCTCTAGCTCTCGAGAACTCCAACTCtcccttttctttatcttctctgtGTTTTATGGAGCTGCAATGTTGGGAAACATCTTTATCATCCTCGTAGTAATTACAGACTCTCGCTTGCATTCTCCAATGTACTTTCTTCTTAGCAATCTCTCCTTCTTTGATATGTGTCAGGCTACATTTGCCACTCCCAAGATGATTGCAGACTTCCTCAGTGAACACAAGACCATCACCTTTCAGGGATGCATGTCACAAGTATTTTTCTTGCATGTTTTTGGGGGTAGTGAGATGGTACTTCTTGTTGCCATGGCCTATGATAGATACATTGCTATATGCAAACCTCTGCACTACATGACCATCATGAGCTGAAGAGTGTGCACTGTTCTGGTGGTGGCCTCCTGGACCATTGGCATCCTGCGCTCAGCCAGTTACCTGGCATTCACAGTCAATCTTCCTTTCTGTGGACCCAACAAGGTAGACAACTTTTTCTATGACCTTCCTCTTGTGCTCAAACTTGCCTGTTTAGACACATATGTTTTAGAGATCCTGGTGCTCGTCAATAGTGGTCTGCTCTCACtcatctgtttcctctttttgcttatttcttacACCATCATCCTTGTTACTGTCCATCACCAAGCTTCTGGTGGGATGTCCAAGGCACTTTCCACCCTGTCTGCCCATATCACTGTTGTGGTTCTCTTCTTTGGTCCATTAATCTTCATCTATATTTGGCCCTTTGAAAGCTTCCCAATTGATAAATTTATCTCTGTGTGTTTTACTGTCTTCACTCCTTTCCTCAATCCCATGATTTACACACTGAGGAATAAAGATGTAAAGGAAGCCATGAAGAAACTAAGGAATTGA